A region from the Benincasa hispida cultivar B227 chromosome 10, ASM972705v1, whole genome shotgun sequence genome encodes:
- the LOC120087578 gene encoding eukaryotic translation initiation factor 6-2, which translates to MATRLMFENSCEIGVFSKLTNAYCLVAIGGSENFYSTFETELGGVIPVVKASIDGTRIIGRLCAGNKNGLLVPHTTTDQELQHLRNSLPDQVVVQRIQERLSALGNTIACNDHVALTHTDLDRETEELIADVLGVEVFRQTVAGNVLVGSYCSFTNRGGLVHPHTSVEDLDELSTLLQVPLVAGTVNRGSEVIAAGLTANDWTAFCGSDTTATELSVIESVFKLREAQPSSIVEEMRKSLIDSYV; encoded by the exons ATGGCGACCA GGCTTATGTTTGAGAATTCATGTGAAATTGGGGTTTTCTCCAAGCTCACTAATGCTTACTGCTTGGTTGCAATTGGTGGCTCTGAGAATTTCTacag taCCTTTGAAACTGAATTAGGTGGTGTCATTCCGGTTGTTAAAGCATCTATTGATGGCACTCGCATTATTGGTCGTCTATGTGCTG GAAACAAAAATGGGCTTCTTGTACCACACACCACTACTGACCAAG AACTCCAGCACTTGAGGAATAGCCTACCTGACCAAGTTGTTGTTCAACGTATACAAGAGAGACTGTCTGCTCTGGGGAATACAATTGCTTGTAATGATCATGTTGCTCTCACACATACTGATCTTGATCGG GAAACTGAAGAGCTTATTGCTGATGTTCTTGGAGTAGAGGTCTTTAGGCAGACAGTAGCGGGCAATGTTCTGGTGGGAAGCTACTGTAGCTTCACAAATAGGGGTGGCTTG GTTCATCCACACACATCTGTTGAAGATTTGGACGAGCTGTCAACCCTTCTTCAGGTCCCTTTAGTTGCTGGAACCGTGAATCGTGGAAGTGAAGTGATTGCTGCTGGATTGACAGCAAATGACTGGACTGCATTTTGTGGTTCGGATACCACTGCCACTGAGTTATCAGTCATCGAGAGCGTTTTCAAATTGAGAGAGGCTCAACCAAGTtccattgttgaagaaatgaggAAGTCGTTAATAGACAGTTATGTGTGA